In a single window of the Silurus meridionalis isolate SWU-2019-XX chromosome 8, ASM1480568v1, whole genome shotgun sequence genome:
- the ccr6b gene encoding C-C chemokine receptor type 6 has translation MEEHTSTPEWFSTVEDYEYELDELCELKNMHEHLVTYHIYSFICALGLLGNVLVLVTYAFYKKAKTMTDIYLVNVAIADLMFVLALPLIIYNEQYNWSMGTWACKVLQGSYSINLYSSLLLLACISGDRYVAIVKARRSFGIRSRAQTYSRLICTIIWLFAIILSVPTFMYSRLGEDMNNDKIETECILDFETNGTAQLMKIVLPSMQVSMGFFVPLLVMCFCYCSVIYTLLRAKNYQRNKALRVVLAVVLVFILCNLPYNIMLLIHTIRLFKERDCTAEQKIHLALSVTRSLAYLHCCLNPILYAFIGIKFRNHFCKIIEDLWCLGKKYFSSRPSSRQTSELYISAHKSFADAKENPENPSSFTM, from the exons ATGGAGGAACATACTTCAACCCCAGAATG GTTTTCTACAGTGGAGGATTATGAATATGAACTAGATGAATTGTGTGAACTAAAAAACATGCATGAACATTTGGTGACATACCACATTTACTCTTTTATTTGTGCATTGGGACTACTGGGCAATGTTCTGGTTCTTGTCACatatgcattttataaaaaagccAAGACCATGACAGATATCTATCTAGTAAACGTGGCTATAGCAGATCTCATGTTTGTTCTTGCCTTGCCTCTGATCATATATAACGAGCAGTATAACTGGAGCATGGGTACCTGGGCTTGTAAGGTACTACAAGGAAGCTACAGCATTAACTTGTACAGCAGTTTGCTCCTGCTGGCCTGCATCAGCGGAGACCGCTACGTGGCCATCGTTAAAGCCAGGCGTTCATTCGGAATTCGCTCCAGAGCCCAGACGTATAGCCGCCTCATCTGTACAATAATATGGCTATTTGCTATCATATTATCGGTGCCAACATTCATGTACTCCAGACTAGGTGAAGACATGAATAATGATAAGATAGAGACTGAGTGTATATTGGATTTTGAGACAAATGGCACAGCGCAACTGATGAAAATTGTCCTGCCGAGCATGCAGGTCTCTATGGGCTTCTTTGTACCTCTACTGGTGATGTGCTTCTGCTACTGCAGTGTCATTTACACTCTACTCAGAGCAAAAAATTACCAGAGGAACAAGGCTCTGCGTGTGGTTCTGGCTGTTGTTCTGGTGTTTATTCTCTGCAATTTGCCCTATAACATCATGCTCCTGATCCACACCATTCGACTGTTCAAAGAGAGAGACTGCACTGCAGAACAAAAAATCCACCTGGCTTTGTCTGTGACCAGAAGCTTAGCGTATCTCCACTGCTGCCTCAATCCCATCCTTTATGCCTTCATTGGAATTAAGTTCAGGAACCATTTCTGCAAGATCATTGAGGATTTGTGGTGCTTAGGAAAGAAGTACTTCTCCTCCAGACCGTCATCTCGGCAAACTTCAGAACTGTACATATCTGCACACAAGTCTTTCGCAGACGCAaaagaaaatcctgaaaatccCTCCTCATTTACAATGTGA